In Candidatus Acidiferrales bacterium, one genomic interval encodes:
- a CDS encoding 2-oxoacid:acceptor oxidoreductase family protein — translation MSEYRVMQEKSPTFYESFFRRDELQHQTHYCPGCGHGVIHKLIAEAIDSLGVQDRTILVNPVGCAVFAYYYFDVGNVQAAHGRAPAVATGVKRAHPESIVLSYQGDGDLAAIGTAEIIHAANRGENITVFFVNNAIYGMTGGQMAPTTLVGQKSTTSPFGRSVENEGFPLRVCELLSSLEAPVYIERVSTHDNKSVMKARKAIRKALEIQVQGRGFSLIELLSPCPTIWNMTAMESRQWIAEKMLPVFPLGVYRDKTAEKVAPWTPRKEPGNAEILAILDFERKAAMAKAPDALPHPNPGRQGFQQAGMRIAGFGGQGVLLLGQLIAQAGMVEGLQVSWLPSYGPEMRGGTANCHVRLSVDTIASPLVSRPDILIALNEPALHKFGPEVVSGGLILYNSTALPADFHAEGVDVLVMPATEMADKLGSTRAANMVMLGALLERTGSIRAETVFSTLTQVIKN, via the coding sequence GTGAGCGAATACCGCGTCATGCAAGAGAAGTCGCCGACCTTCTACGAAAGTTTTTTCCGCCGGGATGAGCTGCAGCACCAGACCCACTATTGCCCGGGCTGTGGCCACGGCGTTATCCACAAGCTGATTGCCGAGGCGATTGACTCCCTTGGCGTGCAGGATCGCACGATCTTGGTCAACCCGGTTGGCTGCGCGGTGTTTGCCTACTACTATTTCGACGTGGGCAATGTGCAAGCAGCCCATGGCCGCGCGCCGGCGGTTGCCACCGGCGTCAAGCGAGCCCATCCGGAGAGCATCGTGCTCAGCTACCAGGGCGACGGCGACCTGGCAGCCATCGGCACCGCCGAGATCATTCACGCCGCCAATCGCGGCGAAAATATCACCGTCTTTTTTGTGAACAACGCCATTTACGGTATGACCGGCGGGCAGATGGCGCCGACCACCCTCGTCGGCCAAAAGAGCACCACCTCGCCCTTCGGACGCAGCGTGGAGAATGAGGGCTTCCCGCTTCGCGTCTGCGAGCTGCTCTCTTCGCTCGAAGCGCCGGTCTATATCGAGCGCGTTTCCACGCACGACAACAAGAGCGTCATGAAAGCGCGCAAGGCCATCCGCAAGGCGCTGGAAATACAAGTCCAGGGGCGCGGGTTTTCTCTCATCGAGTTGCTTTCCCCCTGCCCGACGATCTGGAACATGACGGCGATGGAATCGCGTCAATGGATTGCAGAGAAAATGCTGCCCGTCTTCCCGCTGGGGGTATATCGCGATAAGACGGCTGAGAAGGTTGCGCCTTGGACTCCGCGGAAGGAGCCGGGCAACGCCGAAATACTTGCCATTCTTGACTTCGAAAGGAAAGCGGCCATGGCGAAGGCCCCGGATGCGCTGCCGCACCCGAATCCGGGACGACAGGGATTCCAACAAGCCGGTATGCGCATCGCCGGCTTCGGCGGCCAGGGCGTGCTCCTGCTCGGCCAGTTGATTGCTCAGGCCGGGATGGTGGAAGGGCTGCAGGTGAGCTGGTTGCCGTCCTACGGTCCGGAGATGCGCGGGGGCACCGCCAACTGTCACGTGCGACTTTCCGTGGATACCATTGCCTCGCCGCTGGTTTCTCGCCCTGACATTCTGATTGCTCTCAATGAGCCGGCGCTCCACAAATTCGGGCCGGAGGTGGTGTCCGGCGGTCTCATCCTGTACAACAGCACCGCCTTGCCGGCCGATTTCCACGCCGAGGGAGTGGATGTATTGGTCATGCCGGCCACCGAGATGGCCGATAAACTTGGTA
- a CDS encoding 3-methyl-2-oxobutanoate dehydrogenase subunit VorB, translated as MARQLIKGNEAIVKGAILAGCRAFYGYPITPASEIAEAAALYFPQIGGTFVQAESEVAAINMVYGAAAAGQRAMTASSGPGLSLMQEGLSYLAGSELPCVVADVVRGGPGLGNIGPEQGDYNQIVKGGGHGNYRTFVLAPNSCQEMCDLTMLAFELADRYRNPVIILTDGYTGQMMEPVDFAEEVAAAPEKEWAVRGDAGTRRNLITSIYLSHDALEAHVRKLEEKYQRAAPVEARHEAYRTDDAELLVVAYGIASRVAKAAVELARKGAMRVGLLRPITLWPFPEKALQELARRMDGLLVVELSTGQMIADVRLSIHDERPVNLCARFGGNVPSAEEILEQIKLCYHSRKARRDALEAERLGHLVGGAGS; from the coding sequence ATGGCGCGGCAACTGATCAAGGGCAATGAGGCAATTGTCAAAGGAGCCATTCTGGCTGGCTGCCGGGCCTTCTACGGCTATCCCATCACGCCAGCAAGTGAAATTGCCGAAGCGGCAGCACTCTATTTCCCGCAGATCGGCGGCACGTTTGTCCAGGCGGAAAGCGAGGTCGCCGCCATCAATATGGTTTACGGAGCCGCCGCCGCCGGCCAGCGCGCCATGACGGCTTCCTCCGGGCCGGGGTTGAGCTTGATGCAGGAAGGGCTTTCTTACCTGGCCGGGTCAGAACTGCCCTGCGTGGTGGCGGATGTGGTGCGCGGCGGGCCGGGACTGGGCAACATCGGTCCCGAACAGGGCGATTACAACCAGATCGTCAAAGGCGGCGGGCACGGCAATTACCGCACGTTTGTCCTGGCGCCGAACTCCTGCCAGGAGATGTGCGACCTCACCATGCTCGCCTTCGAGCTGGCCGACCGCTATCGCAATCCGGTGATCATCCTCACCGATGGTTACACCGGCCAGATGATGGAGCCGGTGGATTTTGCCGAGGAGGTGGCGGCGGCGCCGGAGAAGGAGTGGGCGGTGCGGGGCGATGCCGGGACGCGGCGCAACTTGATCACTTCCATCTATCTCTCGCACGATGCTTTGGAGGCTCACGTGCGCAAGCTCGAGGAAAAATATCAGCGGGCGGCGCCGGTGGAAGCGCGGCACGAAGCTTATCGGACTGACGATGCCGAATTGCTGGTGGTCGCCTACGGCATCGCCTCGCGGGTGGCCAAGGCCGCGGTGGAACTGGCGCGCAAGGGAGCCATGCGAGTCGGACTTCTCCGCCCCATTACTCTGTGGCCTTTCCCGGAAAAGGCGCTGCAGGAACTCGCTCGACGCATGGACGGGCTGCTGGTGGTGGAGCTGAGCACCGGGCAGATGATTGCCGACGTCCGCCTCTCCATTCACGACGAGCGCCCGGTCAACTTGTGCGCCCGCTTCGGCGGAAACGTGCCGTCCGCCGAGGAGATTCTGGAACAAATCAAACTCTGCTATCACTCCCGCAAGGCCAGGCGCGACGCGCTCGAGGCGGAGCGGCTAGGCCACCTGGTGGGCGGGGCAGGGAGCTGA
- a CDS encoding 4Fe-4S dicluster domain-containing protein, whose protein sequence is MAEARGKVEINAEECKGCGVCVDACPPEVLELAPELNRYGFHPARYKGDGCTGCGICFYCCPEPGAITVYRAVVEATNRKAPVPA, encoded by the coding sequence ATGGCGGAAGCGCGCGGAAAGGTTGAGATCAACGCGGAAGAATGCAAAGGCTGTGGCGTCTGCGTGGATGCTTGCCCGCCGGAAGTGCTGGAGCTGGCCCCTGAACTCAACCGCTACGGTTTTCACCCCGCCCGCTACAAAGGCGATGGCTGCACGGGATGCGGGATTTGTTTTTACTGCTGTCCGGAACCGGGGGCCATCACCGTCTATCGGGCGGTGGTGGAAGCAACCAACCGGAAAGCCCCGGTACCAGCTTGA
- a CDS encoding acetyl-CoA hydrolase/transferase C-terminal domain-containing protein — protein sequence MSWIDVFKRKIVSPTEALRCIKSGDRVYIHPGCAEPEVLVEALYQRAPELREVELVHLLTLGNADYVRPEMEGHFRHNAMFIGGNVRDAVNAGRADYMPIFLGEIEGLFLSGEMPLDVALITVTPPDEHGYCSLGVGVDTTMTAVKVAKHIVAEVNDQMPRTLGDTFVHVSKLDFIVESSRPLCELPEHHVTDLHRMIGRNIADLIEDGSTLQMGIGGIPDAVLLYLEGKKDLGVHSEMFSDGLIELIERGVVNGERKSIHPRKVIAGFCLGTRRLFDFIHNNPIFEFHPTSYTNDPFRIAQNDQMIAINAALQVDLTGQVVADSIGSYFYSGFGGQVDFIRGAARSKSGKPIIALPATAKDDSISRIVPMLDPGAGVVTSRADVHYVVTEYGVAYLHGKNIRQRAEALINIAHPKFRNELLEYSSKQRWLKPAERLV from the coding sequence ATGTCGTGGATTGATGTCTTCAAGCGAAAAATTGTAAGCCCGACCGAAGCACTGCGTTGTATCAAGTCCGGCGACAGGGTCTATATCCACCCGGGTTGCGCTGAGCCGGAAGTGCTGGTGGAGGCGCTCTACCAGCGGGCGCCGGAATTGCGCGAGGTCGAGCTGGTTCACCTGCTTACGCTGGGCAACGCCGATTACGTGCGTCCGGAGATGGAAGGGCATTTTCGGCACAACGCCATGTTCATCGGGGGAAACGTTCGTGACGCGGTGAACGCCGGCCGGGCGGATTACATGCCGATCTTTCTGGGCGAGATTGAAGGGCTTTTCCTCAGTGGTGAGATGCCGCTTGACGTTGCCCTGATCACGGTGACGCCGCCCGACGAGCACGGTTATTGCTCGCTGGGCGTGGGCGTGGATACCACGATGACGGCGGTGAAAGTGGCCAAGCATATCGTCGCTGAGGTCAACGATCAGATGCCGCGGACGCTCGGCGATACCTTCGTTCACGTCAGCAAGCTGGATTTCATCGTGGAGAGTTCGCGGCCGCTGTGCGAACTTCCCGAGCACCACGTGACCGATCTCCATCGGATGATCGGGCGGAACATTGCCGATCTCATCGAAGACGGTTCCACCCTTCAAATGGGCATCGGGGGGATACCGGACGCGGTTTTGCTCTACTTGGAGGGCAAGAAAGACCTGGGAGTCCACAGCGAAATGTTTTCGGACGGGCTGATTGAGTTGATCGAAAGGGGCGTCGTCAACGGCGAGCGGAAGTCGATCCACCCGCGCAAGGTGATTGCCGGCTTTTGCCTGGGGACTAGGCGCCTGTTTGACTTCATCCACAACAACCCGATCTTTGAATTTCATCCAACCAGTTACACGAACGATCCGTTCCGCATTGCGCAAAACGATCAAATGATAGCGATCAACGCCGCCTTGCAGGTGGACCTGACCGGGCAGGTGGTGGCCGATTCGATTGGAAGTTATTTCTACAGCGGTTTTGGCGGCCAAGTGGACTTTATCCGCGGCGCGGCGCGCTCGAAGAGCGGCAAGCCGATCATCGCTCTGCCGGCGACTGCCAAGGACGATTCGATTTCCCGGATTGTGCCGATGCTGGACCCCGGCGCGGGCGTGGTCACCTCTCGCGCCGACGTCCACTACGTGGTCACCGAGTACGGCGTGGCTTATCTCCACGGCAAGAACATCCGGCAGCGGGCGGAGGCGCTTATCAACATTGCCCATCCGAAGTTTCGGAACGAACTCCTGGAATACTCGAGCAAGCAGCGCTGGCTGAAGCCGGCCGAAAGACTGGTATGA